A genomic region of Saccopteryx bilineata isolate mSacBil1 chromosome 1, mSacBil1_pri_phased_curated, whole genome shotgun sequence contains the following coding sequences:
- the NRTN gene encoding neurturin yields the protein MQRWKAAALASVLCSSVLSIWMCRNGLLLSHHLGPALAPLRRPPRTLDTRITRLAQYRALLHGVPDAVELSELTPWAERFPSSRRREGSRRRRARARSGTRPCGLRELEVRVSELGLGYTSDETVLFRYCAGVCEAAVRVYDLGLRRLRQRRRVRRERVRAQPCCRPTAYEDEVSFLDTHSRYHTVHELSARECACV from the exons ATGCAGCGCTGGAAGGCAGCAGCCTTGGCCTCGGTTCTCTGCAGCTCTGTGCTCTCCATCTGGATGTGTCGGAACGGCTTGCTCCTCAGCCACCACCTTGGACCCGCATTAGCCCCGCTCCGCCGACCACCTCGCACCCTGGACACCCGGATCACTCGCCTGGCCCAGT ACCGTGCACTGCTGCACGGCGTCCCGGACGCTGTGGAGCTGAGCGAGCTGACGCCCTGGGCCGAGCGGTTCCCGAGTTCGCGCCGTCGGGAGGGGTCCCGGCGGCGGCGGGCGCGCGCGCGGTCGGGAACGCGGCCGTGCGGGCTGCGCGAGCTCGAGGTGCGCGTGAGCGAGCTGGGCCTGGGCTACACGTCGGACGAGACGGTGTTGTTCCGCTACTGCGCAGGCGTATGTGAGGCGGCCGTGCGTGTCTATGACCTGGGCCTGCGGCGCCTGCGCCAGCGGCGGCGCGTGCGGCGGGAGAGGGTACGTGCGCAGCCGTGCTGCCGCCCGACGGCCTACGAGGACGAAGTGTCATTCCTGGACACGCACAGCCGCTATCACACGGTGCACGAGCTTTCGGCGCGCGAGTGCGCCTGCGTGTGA